GTGAAGTTCAAACATCAAGGAGAGGAACTTCATAACATCTGTGATTAGTATCagaatatatctttattttctttaaatgcaaTCCATTGTTCATAATGTCATTACATTAAAATTACAAGATAATCACAAATATATGTCTAAATTAAATGTTCTGTGTACGGtgataacaaaacaaacagaattatCCAAATCTCAAcacaatgtttaataaatagCCCTGGAtcaatttcttaaaatgttaatttatgttAACTTTTCATTTGCCTCTCTTAAGAGTATATCacaataataaagacaaaaatagaaacaagaacaaaaacaaaagcattatCCTAGGCGCAGTCTACGTTCAAGTGTAGCTCTGAAAAATTCTATTGAGaacttacaaataaaatattaacagCAACATGTTAAAGCAATTAATCAGGAAATCTTTgttctgttaatgttttgtaTCTTCTGGACATGCTTAATGTTTATACTTTCCTGGATGAGCCCATAGACAATTTTTCTACACTTAAGTTTATGCTTTTCTATTCTATATCTGTTGTTTACGTACATGTgactctttccctctctctgtgttttgaaTAACTTGTTAAAGTTATATAAAGCCGATACAGAAAGTCAGGATTTTCTATCATTGAATGGTGGGAAGACCATGAGATGCTTCAGTCCCATCCCTCgattgaaaatacatttgagcatctctgaaaataaaaacaactcaacCCACTGTCACTGGTGAAGGTCAGCGTTGTGTGTAGGTGTCGTATCTTTTCACTTAGCGGTGTATTGATCCATTCGTGTTTGCCCTTCGTGTTCTAACAGGAAGCAACCAAATGCAAAGTGTTAGAGCTATCAGAGGACGTCAGAGGACTTGAAATGTCATCTTGTTTATTCTACAGTTGATGTCACTATCACCTCATGGGGAAATTCATGCAGAATGTTTTATTGGTGACATGAGAGTGTCTTTAAAATTTCTAAATTTGTCTTGTTGTAACACGGGCAATAATAAAGCGAGTCGTGTGTCAGATCTTTACGCTTGATAGTGAATTTTGCCtggtgacaaaaaaatgattgctTAGAGAGCAACACATAACATTTACAAATTGAACATCCTTACGGTCTCATTTTGATTCGCACTCCCTGCTAATGTATTTTGGAGTAAGAAATGTTGAGAATGACAGctataaaaagataaaaaattgTCATGTCCTTGGATTGtatgttttcagaaaaatgattttgactatttcattttgatatgTGTGATTTAACTATCATGTGGTAAAAGGAAATGTTGTAAAGAACGCTTTAATTGCCAAATAGCAAAGATGAGATGGTTGCATTTAGGATAAAGAGTAACAGGCTTTGAATAATACAAAGTGAATAcaattaaatgtatgtttttacttttttatttgtgaccagtgagtaatatttttttacatcatttcgTGTTctattaacattacattacattacattacagtcatttagcagacgcatttatccaaagcgacttacaataagtgtattcaacataggtattcaagagaactactcgtcaccagaagtcataagtgcatctcctttcttaaacaagcatctaagagcataaaccagagcaaaagtatagtgcagaggcaaattactacgaaaacaataattgcaacagactaatacgaatataataagtgctacaaactactacgaataggttaagtgcagtaaacgaatacgaattcaataagtgcagcgaactgatacgaatacagtaagtgcaacaactaatacgaatgctaCGAGGAACATGTAAAACTGTTTAACGATGAAGCATACATAATTTTCTTTTCACCTACCGTGCTGTATTAGGGTACAATTACAGGAGATTTTCATGCAGTTTATTATCCTGTAATTGTTTATCACAAGTCCAAGCCATCAAACAGAGAAATATGTGACTGTCACCATGGAGACTTTATAGATGAGTGTTAACCAAACACTTTTTCTGGGGACCCACTTTTAATAAATGACAACCAATTAGGCCTTATCTATAAATTACGAGAAGAGGACATTTGTGCATAAATTAACCTTCTTGACCATTTCCACGTCACATCATCTTATCTTGAATTACGCAAGATATGAGAAATATATGTTTGACACCTCTGGGATGAATCAAAGCAGCCATTGACGTACCCACCACTGAGGTTGCCATGGTCCCAACCTCGGTATTTTCTGACTAAAAATACCTTGACTTTGACCGGGGGGAACCCCAGTAGTAAACTCATTTTTTGGACCTTCTGTATTTCTAAAACCCTTCGTACAACCATGGAAGCGGTTATGGGTGTTCCAACAAAATGCTGTGTTATCGCAGCATAATGAACAGGGTTCTGTGGGGACTGGGGGGCTATTCTTGGCGGAGAGCAGTGACTTACATGAGTCTGCCAGTTTTGCCTGAAAACCTTGTGGTTAAGACAAGACTAAAGGAAGTCACCTCTCCTGTCCAAGAAGCAGccccacacacactgttttaaaaACCACAATGTGAAACTTTAACATTTCCAGTttggtaaacaaacaagatttaaCATATACAttggtgagctttagaggtgctggtatggggcgattttgttacctttggacagagccagacaAGCTGTTACCCCTTGTTTCCACCTTTTATGCTCGGCTAAGCCAAACTAATTCTGGCTGTAGCCTAAACtgacaaataaaaagtgaaCACGTCTgtcaaacttttcttttctttaaatgctCTTGTTTTTTGGAATTGCATGTTTACATACAGGTGTAATGATATACTCCGTGGCATACTTCCTAGTAATCCAGTGTTATAATGAATTCTTACACAGACTCAATACGCATTGTAGGCCTGCACAATGTCATTGATGCAAGCCAAGGCAATCAACCAAACTATTGCCTATAactttgcacacacatcacCGCTAATCACAGAACAATGACCTGCAACAGAATCAACACGCGCACACTTAGACCCGACACGTGCACACCGTCGCTATTCAACTTGTCACCTTGTGCACAGATCACAATTCAATTGGCTAGAGATGGAAAACATTATGTCTTACCTTAAAAAAGAACGGACCACACCTAATGAACTTTTGCGTTCGCTTCATGCGTGCTGAGTCCGTATCTTTAactaaagcagaaaaaaaatatgaaactgcTTTTCAGATGTAGGGGTAATCTCGCGGTAATATCAGTTTTGTTAAACTACACATTTGCAACAGCGCCACCCATGGAGGTAGGCAAACAGAACAGGAAACACCAAAACAATATCTTTCTGTAGCTCTTCGTATTTGTGAAtagatgttttacatttttgaaagatTTATACTGCTGGACAATTGAAAGTGacaaatcttttattttatttttttccactggcCTGTCTTGGACACCGGAGACCCCTTGTGTGTAATGTTTAGGGGTTAACCATTCAAAAGACATCACCAGCTATTTTTGGCCAAATAGTGTGTCATCCTCATTATTCATCGAAAATGTTCCCTTGGTATAAGTAGCCGATATAGACTTAAAGGACCTTCCACAAATATTATTCCCCCAAATACTACAACCTGCAGCTTTTGCTCTGAGACCAGGAAGGACATGATTTGGACGTCCATTTGTCCTCCTTTAGAgttcatttctttattgtttgtataaCAATGATATCTGTTCAGTTAATTGTAGGTGCCCTATGTAGCCTCTGGCCTCTAATAACACTATTTGTATTTGAGTGTGTCCCCTTTTTGTTTATCCCGTGCATGGGTACCTCGATGCACATGTAGGGCATCCTGCCATAGGTTTCACACTCTTCCACTGATCTACAGGTGGCAGTAACACGACCAAGATATGCAGCGATGCATCAgcaaagggaagaaaaagacaaatattttgtGAGGAACGTAATGATTCCAACATAATGATAGACCTCAaggacacacacagtgtgttttgGTGAGTCACACTCAAtgaaaacataacttttgtttgttcattagaAAACTCAATTTTAAAAGGTTGTCAAATTTGTAGAGACCATGGTCTCCTTTTATCGATTAATCTCTTTGTCTCGTTTTTAtctcatattttaaatgtacgtCTCTggcatatatttatttgtgatggagagaaaaaagcaggCTAATAAACATGAATTCAATGCATAAAATAGGAATTTTGATCTTTGGTTTTTAGGGAACAATCAGCACATTCTCTTGTTTTTCgcaacagtgaagaaacagttCATTTGTAATGTTTGTACTTAACAGTGAGGAACAGTGAGAAGACAGGGCTACACTAAGTGCAGCAAGGGGGAGACAAAACTCCTTGGAACTTCAGGCCTGTTCAACATTTGGTGTCAACATATAATCTGGAATATGAAGGGATCAATTACTAACAACATTTTAGaattaaatatatagatatatatgttttgttctAGGATCACTGGAGGATATAAATGTTTAATCCAATGTGAAGCCAAAGCGATGGTGTCATTTCTGCATGACACCTTATTTTAATTCTGACTTTGTGGCTCCTGAAGGCAGGATGGGGCCGTTAAAACAGAGGAGCACTGATACTGTTTGATGGTTCTATTAGAGCAAGCACCCGCAACAGAACTTTTCACTGTCacaaacaactttattaatGTTTCCAGTGGAGCACTGTGAGAACAACATTAAAGCGTCATGTAGCCAATCTGTACTGATGTCAAAAAAAGGATGGACTTAGAGTAGGCTTCAATGATTGCATTTTATAGATCAGCAGCACTgccggggggaaaaaaacaacaggaataCCAGACTGGAAATCAATATATTCACCAAGCAACAGTAAATGAAGCACATTTACAAATGACGCACCTGTTTTATTAGAAGCCATATTTACAGTCCTTTCTGTCTTCATAAAAGATGCTGCAGGTCTTCAAACATGGTTTGAGAAGATAGGTGTTTTGCCTTGAAGCTCAAATACTATAAtatcaaatacaaaacatatggaGGCATTGGTTTAAAGCTTCTCTGCCACCATCTGGCTAACAGAGAAAAAGTGtgtaaaagtatgttttattgtctttcaacATCGAATAAAAGTAGATTTAATATGGCTTTTTTGACACATGATCAATAGACACGTCTCTAAAAAGTGATCTAAAttaatgacaaattaaaatacttgtttgcaACAGTATTGTGCAGCAGATACAGATATGAGATGTTTCACATGTGGACTCTTTTCCATTCTTTTCTGCAAAACTGTTGAAGCTCTGTCAGATTGCATGGTGGTTGTCAGTGAAGAGTCTCCTTCACATATTCTGAATTGGATTGAGAACTCTGAATCAACCGCCACTCCAGGATgttataattgttgtttttatgaaaacaaatctgctcCAAAGTTGCAGGCTTCTTGCAGACCGCCTCaggttttcttcaagaattttcccttttgtttcctttatatCACACTCTACCTTCTATTTAATGAGTCATGTGACTTCAAAAACAAACTGGCTACACCAGGGATGCATTTGTAAAAAGGGATGAATACTtaatactaataacaataataatattacatcaGGTTTGCATAATGCTATCAATGTTCTCAAAAATGCTTTACATGCAGTATTTACATACTGTTGGTACTTTAgcaaacaaatcattttacatttgtaatgAATGTAGATCAGTAGAAATCTTTATTCTGACATTGTGGGATCTTTTTCTGTTGGATCAGATccacaaaaatacattacatcCATTTTGATTCCatgttgtaaaacaataaaacataaaatatgtccaaaaaaggtaaatattctTTATAGACTATCAGATTACATTAcccatttgttttttctgaaactTGACTTGTTGGGTATCAACAGCTTAATTTTCGGTTACAGAATTCAGCAGCCCTTGTTGCCTCTGAAGCATGCAACAAGTTTTAAAACTTcttaaaagttgtgtttttttgcaacctcTAAAGCATACAGGTGAGTTCTGGACTCAGTTATTTTGATTAACAACAGGAAATAAGTGAAGATTTACAATTAGTGGAATATCCCATCAGAAGTTACAGTAAGCAACAATCCGTAATCTCAACACAaattcaaattataaaaataatcgTTTAATATAAACTACATATTCAGTGCACAAAGAACAAATGTACAAATCATTAACTTTACATATAGATTGAAACATAGGGtaagcatgttaaaaaaaatcaattaacaTTGGTCATGTGAGTTAATATCATCTTAATTAGTTAAATTGATCGCCATAAATAGGACTGTAAATAAATTATGAGccttttttctctgcctccaAACATCCTTGGCGAGCAGGTTGTCGTTATTTATTTTCCCCAGTGGACTTCTACTAGGGCCATTTGCATCTGTGAATAAAAGAGGGATCATTCAGTCgtattaaatatgaatgaatacaGTCACACTAGAGCTCAGAAAGCCTGGATGAACCTTTCAGTCCTCTGGAAAGCCACGCAGATCGGCTTGGATATGAGCAAGGTGCCCTTTTGGCGGAAACTATACTTTTGCTGAAGCCTGgttcttaaacaggccctattattattattacaggcAGCTCatgagcagtgattctgagtgggagggtaactccttttaggcgtggacttcaggttttacttTAAGCTTCGATACAGACACCAGACGGCGACAGACACCAACTATACAAACAAATTCCACTAAACAGTGAACTTGTAAACAGTTAACATGGCCAAAATACAGAGAACACCTGAGTATATCTCTATAATttgtatcaaaaataaaaaaatttgaaGTGTTTTTACATCAAATTTAAAGATACAGTTGAAGTCAAAGACTAAGAGGAGACATTCAGTTGCATCATTTTCTATCGAGCTTGATTTTTTAATGGTGATATCGCCTCTGATTTTATACTAGGCAAGGATTAACTTTCATTgcttctcccttttctcttgAATTATTATATAGTTGAGTTTACTTACAATTGATTCATATTCATAAGCTGCTTACCTTTCAAGAGAGACCAGATATATGCATATAAGCCTTATCGTTCTTTAGGTGATTTTTAGGGCTAGGGGTTAAATGCTTCTCTCTGGCCTACCTGCAGGATGCTTGATCAAAACGTTGTTCCTTGTGGGCACAGATGGAGGAGTTGAGTTGACAGCGTTGGATCGGTCTTGGCTGCAGAGTCGGTTCAGGCggagggagacagacacagCGCTCAACGTCTATCTCACAGTCCGGCATCCATGAAGTGAGTGGAAACTCTAAACAGGAGGTAATAATGGTGCATTAAAGTCACAAAGCACGTGCAAGTATAAGAAATCACGTTTCATCATCACGTGATTATAACACACTCAGTACATCAGTTTGGAAAGTGTGTTATTAGACCCACCCATTCACCAACCTCCTTGCTACGCGGACTTTGTCGCTTTTTATACTGCGTCACCTTCCCTAGCTCGTGATTTTGTGGATTACATGTGAATTGATTGCTTATAGTGTATTTCCTTTTGTAGATTTAGCCACAAACAGTGTATGAGAAGCGCCTGAACATGCTCGCAAGGACAGTGCTGGTGTAATGAGAGATATAACATTTCCCATCTtcatttggtcataaaccaaaagtAATAGGACACATCCTCAAGAAACTATGAACATCTGCTCATAATTATGTGTCAATCCATTCAACAGTtgttgagacacacacacacacacacacacacacacacacacacacacacacacacacacacacacacacacacacacacacacacacacacacacacacacacacacacacacacacacacacacacacacacacacctggtgaACTGGAAGGGTAAGGGATGCATCTGTCAGTTGAACAATCCCAAATCAAACCACTGGCACAAAGTCTTCGGGAGTCCTCTGCCTCTGACAGCTGGCCCATCGGAGAGCAGCTGCCAATGAACCAGATGGATCACAACAGAAtatgaaatgcatttaaaaaaaacatcataaccAAATTCCTTTGAGAAAGAACAGTGACTGACGTATTGGACTCACCCACTGCTCCTGTGAGGTTGAGCGTTACGTCGTATTATGGCGGGCTCCATGCACCTGCACTCTGTATGGTTAGCTATTTTTATTAGCACGGGCTCTGGTACAAACTTGAATGGAATCACACTAAGGACCTAAAATGCACagaatcccacacacacacacacacacacaaatattcagaTTGTGTTTGAAAGCTTATAGCTAGTACTGCTGTTGCAATATTCAAACCCTCGGAAAAGGGTTATATAAAAAAGGTTCACAGGATATGCACGTATCCTCTGAGATTTGGTCACTCACAGTTTTATTCACATACACATtagttgtgtttctgcaggtgaCGCCCTCTTGATTGCAGCACCCACTGCACCTGTCAGTAGGAAAACAAATTCACCTCCGGGTAAAGTGAGGTGGATATGGAAATAATCTCACAGTAAGTTGTTGTATTTGACTCCTTGGAGTCAAGGTTTTTAATTTTCATCtaagcatttatttaacagaagCTAATTCATAAATGACTGCTGAGAAGTTTTGTCAGCTTGAGATAACATTGAGCTTGGTGTTGAAGGTCTcgatgtgttttaatgttaaacaaacctgtggacagacacacagggtgGCTTGAAGAACATTGAGGGGTCGGTGCCCAGCTCCTTGGCCACGTCAACGCACGTTTCCCTCGGCATGCACTGAGTCCTCTGCCACTCTTCATCTATGGCTAAAAGGAAGACACACAATGTTCACAACCACCTCAACACACAGACTCTCACGTAACATGTAGGCTACTGTATGTTTTAGCCGACCTTTAAGTATCTCCAGGCTGTAAGATTCGGCAGCGTAGCGTGTGGAGCGGTGTGAGCCCACTGAAGGCGGAGTAGAGAGGGTCTCCGGCTGCTGCAGTCTCAGACGACACTTCCACAACTTCCAGTCTGGAAAGTCTGCGAGCCTCAGCAGC
This region of Anoplopoma fimbria isolate UVic2021 breed Golden Eagle Sablefish chromosome 2, Afim_UVic_2022, whole genome shotgun sequence genomic DNA includes:
- the vegfd gene encoding vascular endothelial growth factor D; amino-acid sequence: MMKMKRTLCRISCLVTLVVELSWINVGHGMHREGGSRVMKQWERKVRSASSLDELLRLADFPDWKLWKCRLRLQQPETLSTPPSVGSHRSTRYAAESYSLEILKAIDEEWQRTQCMPRETCVDVAKELGTDPSMFFKPPCVSVHRCSGCCNQEGVTCRNTTNVYVNKTVLSVIPFKFVPEPVLIKIANHTECRCMEPAIIRRNAQPHRSSGCSPMGQLSEAEDSRRLCASGLIWDCSTDRCIPYPSSSPEFPLTSWMPDCEIDVERCVCLPPPEPTLQPRPIQRCQLNSSICAHKEQRFDQASCRCKWP